From Paraburkholderia sabiae, a single genomic window includes:
- a CDS encoding SDR family oxidoreductase, whose protein sequence is MSFANKTALITGGNGGIGFAAARILISQGARVAITGRDQKKLDEAVAELGPNALAIRADINDPAAIDDVMKVIADKFGKLDVVFANAGVSGATPVGETTAEKFESIMRTNVTSVFLTVQAAVPLMGEGGAIVLNGSVMRQLGAPGSSAYSASKAAISGMARVLASELVTRGIRVNTVIPGGTRTSIWTRGDREGATLDATETALKPMIPMNRFALAEEVAQAAVFLASDAASGMTAAEIVVDGGNTGAPMGAPAFRR, encoded by the coding sequence ATGTCATTCGCAAACAAGACGGCCCTCATCACGGGCGGCAACGGCGGCATCGGCTTCGCGGCGGCGCGCATCCTGATCTCGCAGGGCGCGCGGGTTGCCATCACGGGCCGCGACCAGAAGAAGCTCGACGAAGCGGTGGCCGAACTCGGCCCGAACGCGCTCGCGATTCGCGCGGACATCAACGATCCCGCCGCCATCGACGACGTGATGAAAGTGATCGCCGACAAGTTCGGCAAGCTCGACGTCGTTTTCGCGAACGCGGGCGTGAGCGGCGCGACGCCCGTCGGCGAGACGACGGCGGAGAAGTTCGAATCGATCATGCGGACCAACGTGACGTCCGTGTTCCTGACCGTGCAGGCGGCCGTGCCGCTGATGGGCGAGGGCGGCGCGATCGTGCTGAACGGCTCGGTGATGCGTCAGTTGGGCGCGCCGGGTTCGTCGGCGTATTCGGCGTCGAAGGCGGCGATTTCCGGCATGGCGCGTGTTCTGGCGTCGGAACTGGTGACGCGCGGTATCCGCGTGAACACGGTGATTCCGGGCGGCACGCGCACGTCGATCTGGACGCGCGGCGACCGCGAAGGCGCGACGCTCGACGCGACGGAAACGGCACTCAAGCCAATGATCCCGATGAACCGTTTCGCACTGGCTGAGGAAGTCGCGCAGGCAGCCGTGTTCCTCGCGTCGGATGCGGCGTCGGGCATGACGGCGGCTGAGATTGTCGTCGACGGCGGCAACACGGGTGCGCCGATGGGTGCGCCGGCTTTCCGCCGCTAA
- a CDS encoding ABC transporter substrate-binding protein: MTARQFNARTVIAAAALAVAAAVAPFAASTAEAGTLTMNIAFKGASQRAVWQSVIDDFKKAHPDIDVKASFIDEEAYKVQLPGWLSTVPPDVLNWHNGERMAYYARRGLFEDLSGDWKKNGWDNMYASTKESSTYNGKQYAAPTVYYSWGLFYRKDLFQKAGITSEPKTWDQLMDACKKLKAAGITPFAVGGRDAWTLAGWFDYLDLRINGNAFHQKLMAGEVPYTDPRVKKVYTTWKQLLDDKDFIDNSLSYDLDAAQPFLFQGKAAMMLMGTFITGGFPPNVKPNMSYFQFPIIDSNVPTAEDGPVESLHIPAKAKNKADAHTFLAFVETPEQGAKLATGLGSLSANSKSPEPEDPISKIGFQILSNTKGGIAQFYDRDMTKEMADEGMKGMQQFVSDPTKLDAILAQLEQTRKRIYKK; this comes from the coding sequence ATGACAGCACGACAATTCAACGCGCGTACCGTGATTGCAGCGGCAGCGCTTGCAGTGGCCGCCGCCGTTGCGCCGTTCGCGGCGAGCACGGCGGAAGCGGGCACGCTGACGATGAACATCGCGTTCAAGGGCGCAAGCCAGCGCGCGGTGTGGCAATCGGTGATCGACGACTTCAAGAAAGCGCATCCCGACATCGACGTGAAGGCATCGTTTATCGATGAAGAAGCGTACAAGGTGCAGTTGCCGGGCTGGCTGTCGACGGTCCCGCCCGATGTGCTCAACTGGCACAACGGCGAGCGCATGGCGTACTACGCGCGTCGCGGCCTGTTCGAAGACCTGAGCGGCGACTGGAAGAAGAACGGCTGGGACAACATGTATGCATCGACGAAGGAATCGTCGACGTACAACGGCAAGCAGTACGCGGCGCCGACCGTGTATTACTCGTGGGGCCTGTTCTATCGCAAGGATCTGTTCCAGAAGGCAGGCATCACGTCGGAGCCGAAGACGTGGGACCAGCTGATGGACGCGTGCAAGAAGCTGAAGGCAGCGGGCATTACGCCGTTCGCCGTCGGTGGCCGCGATGCATGGACGCTGGCGGGCTGGTTCGATTATCTCGACCTGCGCATCAACGGCAACGCGTTCCACCAGAAGCTGATGGCAGGCGAAGTGCCGTACACCGATCCGCGCGTGAAGAAGGTCTACACGACGTGGAAGCAGTTGCTCGACGACAAGGATTTCATCGACAACTCGCTCTCGTACGATCTCGACGCGGCGCAGCCGTTCCTGTTCCAGGGCAAGGCGGCGATGATGCTGATGGGCACGTTCATCACGGGCGGCTTCCCGCCGAACGTGAAGCCGAACATGAGCTACTTCCAGTTCCCGATCATCGATTCGAACGTGCCGACGGCGGAAGACGGTCCCGTCGAATCGCTTCACATCCCCGCGAAGGCGAAGAACAAGGCTGACGCGCACACGTTCCTCGCGTTCGTCGAAACGCCGGAGCAGGGCGCGAAGCTCGCAACGGGTCTCGGCTCGCTGTCGGCGAACAGCAAGTCGCCGGAACCGGAAGATCCCATTTCGAAGATCGGTTTCCAGATCCTGTCGAACACGAAGGGCGGCATTGCGCAGTTCTACGATCGCGACATGACGAAGGAAATGGCCGACGAAGGGATGAAGGGCATGCAGCAGTTCGTCTCCGATCCGACGAAGCTCGATGCGATCCTCGCGCAACTCGAGCAGACGCGTAAGCGCATCTACAAGAAGTAA
- a CDS encoding aldose epimerase family protein has product MNFADMHSTDTSFSSSIQVERWGTLPGLGDIRLFTLRNAHGMRASISDLGATLVSWHAPDRAGRVADVLLGHDTPADYLASRWYFGSTIGRWANRIAQARFTLDGVTYQLDRNDGDNLLHGGSSGFHKALWQAREVDGALVLSHESPEGDAGFPGAVTATVRYALDDNGALTIDYDATADAPTPISLTNHAYFNLSGDALADAPEIRGHVISIDADAFFAVDETMIPIERKDVAGSVFDFRAGAPIGARLDWPDAQLARAGGFDHCYVLRNGTTAIRKAAALYDPASGRELTVSTDAKGMQFYTGNFLAGVNGRNGKTYGKHAALCLETGAFPDQVNMPDAEDVVLRPGERYRHTTVYRLGVR; this is encoded by the coding sequence ATGAATTTCGCCGACATGCACAGCACCGACACTTCTTTCTCATCCAGCATCCAGGTCGAACGTTGGGGCACGTTGCCGGGGCTCGGCGACATTCGTCTGTTCACGCTGCGTAACGCGCACGGCATGCGCGCGAGCATCAGCGATCTCGGTGCGACGCTCGTCTCGTGGCATGCACCCGACCGCGCAGGACGCGTCGCCGATGTGCTGCTCGGCCACGACACGCCCGCCGACTACCTCGCGAGCCGCTGGTACTTCGGCTCGACGATCGGCCGCTGGGCGAACCGCATCGCGCAGGCGCGCTTCACGCTCGACGGCGTCACGTATCAACTCGATCGCAATGACGGCGACAATCTGCTGCACGGCGGTTCGAGCGGTTTTCATAAAGCGTTGTGGCAGGCGCGCGAAGTCGACGGCGCGCTCGTGCTGTCGCATGAATCGCCCGAAGGCGACGCTGGCTTTCCCGGCGCGGTGACGGCCACGGTGCGCTATGCGCTCGACGACAACGGCGCGCTGACAATCGACTACGACGCCACGGCCGACGCACCCACGCCAATCAGCCTGACGAATCACGCGTATTTCAACCTCTCCGGCGACGCACTCGCCGATGCGCCTGAAATTCGCGGTCATGTGATTTCGATCGATGCCGACGCGTTTTTCGCCGTCGACGAAACGATGATTCCCATCGAACGGAAAGATGTCGCGGGCAGCGTGTTCGACTTTCGCGCGGGCGCACCTATCGGCGCGCGTCTCGACTGGCCGGATGCGCAACTCGCGCGCGCGGGCGGCTTCGATCATTGCTACGTGCTGCGCAATGGCACCACGGCGATACGCAAGGCCGCCGCGCTCTACGATCCCGCGAGCGGACGCGAACTGACGGTATCGACGGACGCGAAAGGCATGCAGTTCTACACGGGCAACTTTCTCGCGGGCGTCAACGGACGCAACGGCAAGACGTACGGCAAGCACGCGGCGCTGTGCCTCGAAACAGGCGCGTTTCCGGATCAGGTCAACATGCCCGACGCAGAAGACGTCGTGCTGCGGCCCGGCGAGCGCTATCGCCATACCACCGTCTACCGGCTCGGCGTGCGCTGA
- the xylF gene encoding D-xylose ABC transporter substrate-binding protein, whose translation MKSAMRRSVLSSLVCAAMAAGLTMVAPLAHASKDKPEIGFCIDDLRVERWSRDRDYFVAAATKLGAKVSVQSADASEARQISQIENLISRGVDVIVIVPFNSKTLGNVVAEAHKAGIKVVSYDRLILDADVDAYISFDNEKVGELQAQGVFNAQPKGNYFLLGGAPTDNNAKMLREGQMKVLKPAIDRGDVKIVGQQWVPEWSAATALRITEDALTANNNKIDAIVASNDGTAGGAIQALAAQKMAGKVPVSGQDADLAAVKRVIAGTQTMTVYKPLKLIAGEAAKLAVDLAKGDKPAFNAKYDNGKKQVDTVLLQPTLLTKSNVDVVIKDGFYTQSQLAGN comes from the coding sequence ATGAAATCTGCAATGCGTCGTTCCGTATTGAGTTCCCTCGTTTGCGCCGCGATGGCCGCCGGCCTGACGATGGTTGCGCCGCTCGCGCATGCGAGCAAGGACAAGCCGGAAATCGGCTTCTGCATCGACGATCTGCGCGTCGAGCGCTGGTCGCGCGATCGCGACTATTTCGTTGCCGCAGCGACGAAGCTCGGTGCGAAAGTGTCCGTGCAATCCGCCGATGCCAGCGAAGCCCGTCAGATCTCGCAGATCGAGAATCTGATTTCGCGCGGGGTCGATGTGATCGTGATCGTGCCGTTCAATTCGAAGACGCTCGGCAACGTCGTCGCCGAAGCGCACAAGGCGGGCATCAAGGTCGTGTCGTATGACCGGCTGATTCTCGATGCCGATGTCGACGCGTATATCTCGTTCGACAACGAGAAGGTGGGCGAACTGCAGGCACAAGGCGTCTTCAATGCGCAACCGAAGGGCAACTACTTCCTGCTGGGCGGCGCACCGACGGACAACAACGCAAAGATGCTGCGCGAAGGGCAGATGAAGGTGCTCAAGCCCGCGATCGATCGCGGCGACGTGAAGATCGTCGGCCAGCAGTGGGTGCCTGAGTGGAGCGCGGCAACGGCGCTGCGCATCACGGAAGATGCGCTGACGGCGAACAACAACAAGATCGATGCGATCGTCGCGTCGAACGACGGCACGGCAGGCGGCGCGATCCAGGCGCTAGCCGCACAGAAGATGGCGGGCAAGGTGCCCGTGTCCGGCCAGGACGCGGACCTTGCCGCCGTCAAACGCGTGATCGCGGGCACGCAGACGATGACCGTCTACAAGCCGCTGAAGCTGATCGCAGGCGAAGCGGCCAAGCTCGCCGTCGATCTCGCGAAGGGCGACAAGCCCGCGTTCAACGCGAAATACGACAACGGCAAGAAGCAGGTCGATACCGTGCTGCTGCAACCGACGCTGCTCACGAAAAGCAATGTCGATGTCGTGATCAAGGACGGCTTCTACACGCAGTCGCAACTGGCTGGCAACTGA
- the xylA gene encoding xylose isomerase: MSYFEHLPAVRYEGPQTDNPFAYRHYDKDKLVLGKRMEDHLRVAVCYWHTFVWPGADMFGGGTFERPWHRSGDALEMAHAKADHAFELFSKLGTPFYTFHDTDVAPEGDSIKSYVNNFKAMTDVLARKQEQTGIKLLWGTANLFSHSRYAAGAATNPNPDVFAYAATQVFNALEATHRLGGANYVLWGGREGYDTLLNTDLKREREQLGRFLSMVVEHKHKTGFKGALLIEPKPQEPTKHQYDYDVATVHGFLTQFDLQDDIRVNIEANHATLAGHSFHHEIANAFALGIFGSVDANRGDAQNGWDTDQFPNSVEELTLAFYEILRNGGFTTGGMNFDAKVRRQSIDAEDIVHGHIGAIDVLAVALERAAHLIENDRLAEFKQQRYAGWDSDFGRKVLAGGYTLESLASDAVQRNIAPRHVSGQQERLENIVNQAIYSSAK, from the coding sequence ATGTCTTACTTCGAACATTTGCCCGCTGTGCGCTATGAAGGCCCGCAGACGGACAACCCGTTCGCTTATCGCCATTACGACAAGGACAAGCTGGTGCTCGGCAAACGCATGGAAGATCATCTGCGCGTTGCTGTGTGCTACTGGCACACGTTCGTATGGCCGGGTGCGGACATGTTCGGCGGAGGTACGTTCGAGCGTCCGTGGCATCGTTCCGGCGATGCGCTTGAAATGGCGCATGCAAAGGCCGATCACGCGTTCGAACTGTTCTCGAAGCTCGGCACGCCGTTCTACACGTTCCACGACACCGACGTCGCGCCCGAAGGCGACAGCATCAAGAGCTACGTGAACAACTTCAAGGCGATGACGGACGTGCTCGCGCGCAAGCAGGAGCAGACGGGTATCAAGCTGCTGTGGGGCACGGCGAATCTGTTCTCGCATTCGCGCTACGCGGCGGGCGCGGCGACCAATCCGAATCCCGACGTGTTCGCTTATGCCGCCACACAGGTTTTCAATGCACTCGAAGCGACGCATCGCCTTGGCGGCGCGAACTACGTGCTATGGGGCGGACGTGAAGGCTACGACACGCTGCTCAACACCGACCTGAAGCGCGAACGCGAGCAGCTTGGCCGCTTCCTGAGCATGGTCGTCGAACACAAGCACAAGACAGGGTTTAAGGGCGCACTGCTGATCGAGCCGAAGCCGCAGGAGCCGACGAAGCATCAATACGATTACGACGTCGCGACGGTTCACGGCTTTCTGACGCAATTCGACTTGCAGGACGATATTCGCGTGAATATCGAAGCGAATCACGCGACGCTTGCCGGTCACTCGTTCCACCATGAAATCGCGAATGCGTTTGCACTCGGCATCTTCGGCAGCGTCGATGCGAATCGCGGCGATGCGCAAAACGGCTGGGATACGGACCAGTTCCCAAATAGTGTGGAAGAGCTGACGCTCGCGTTCTACGAGATCTTGCGCAATGGCGGCTTCACGACGGGCGGCATGAACTTCGATGCGAAGGTGCGGCGTCAGAGCATCGACGCCGAAGACATCGTGCATGGCCATATCGGTGCGATCGATGTACTCGCCGTTGCGCTGGAGCGCGCCGCGCATCTGATCGAAAACGATCGTCTGGCCGAATTCAAGCAGCAGCGCTACGCAGGCTGGGACAGCGACTTCGGACGCAAGGTGCTGGCGGGCGGCTATACGCTCGAGTCGCTGGCGAGCGATGCCGTGCAACGGAACATCGCGCCGCGCCATGTGAGCGGACAGCAGGAGCGTCTTGAGAACATCGTCAACCAGGCGATCTACTCATCCGCGAAATAG
- a CDS encoding carbohydrate ABC transporter permease — protein MSHSVTRQDINGTPPSQPQASPSPRAAGQKRGPSPTARRQRKAALLFLAPACFMVAVYVVWPILSSIWLSFYSWDGMTDKVFVGLTNYIELFQAPTFYTALKNNLIWLVLFLLAPPMGLAVALYLNQAVAGIRVVKSLFFAPFVLSGVVVGLIFSWFYDPTFGLFAVILGHGVPVLGDAHYATFGIIFAALWPQTAYCMILYLTGLTSLNSEQLEAARMEGAKGWSMLWHVVLPQLRPVTFMAIVVTVIGALRSFDLISVMTGGGPFESSTVLAYYMYDQAIKYYRIGYSASIAVVLFAIMLVYIVYHLRRMLRHEQ, from the coding sequence GTGTCGCACTCCGTCACACGTCAGGACATTAACGGCACGCCGCCGTCGCAGCCGCAGGCGTCGCCTTCGCCGCGCGCAGCGGGCCAGAAGCGCGGGCCGTCGCCTACCGCGCGCCGGCAACGCAAGGCCGCGCTGCTGTTTCTCGCGCCCGCGTGCTTCATGGTCGCGGTGTATGTGGTCTGGCCAATCCTCTCGTCGATCTGGCTGAGCTTCTACAGCTGGGACGGCATGACCGACAAGGTCTTCGTTGGCCTCACGAACTACATCGAACTGTTTCAGGCGCCGACCTTCTATACCGCGCTGAAGAACAACCTCATCTGGCTCGTGCTGTTCCTGCTCGCACCGCCGATGGGCCTCGCCGTCGCGCTCTATCTGAACCAGGCGGTAGCGGGCATTCGCGTGGTGAAGTCACTGTTCTTTGCGCCGTTCGTGCTGTCGGGTGTCGTCGTCGGTCTGATCTTCTCGTGGTTCTACGATCCGACCTTCGGCCTGTTCGCCGTGATACTCGGGCATGGCGTGCCCGTACTCGGCGATGCGCACTATGCGACCTTCGGCATTATTTTCGCCGCGCTCTGGCCGCAGACTGCGTACTGCATGATTCTTTATCTGACAGGTCTGACATCGCTCAACAGCGAACAGCTCGAAGCCGCGCGCATGGAAGGCGCGAAGGGCTGGTCGATGCTGTGGCATGTCGTGCTGCCGCAGTTGCGGCCCGTCACGTTCATGGCGATCGTCGTGACGGTGATTGGCGCGCTGCGCAGTTTCGATCTGATTTCGGTGATGACGGGCGGCGGTCCGTTCGAAAGCTCGACGGTGCTCGCGTATTACATGTACGACCAGGCGATCAAGTACTACCGCATCGGCTATTCGGCGTCGATTGCCGTCGTGCTGTTCGCGATCATGCTCGTGTACATCGTCTATCACCTGCGGCGCATGCTGCGTCACGAACAGTAA
- a CDS encoding PepSY-associated TM helix domain-containing protein has translation MNTPETVAVDRTSRVDVKNKSAGNTGNSAPPAGSRRITFIRWLRKVHSWIGLWGAALGLLMGTSGFLLNHRGGPLRVSTGEPQVESLQVKLPQPAPESPRDLARWLKQELKVQGKPGRMQKEPSHAVAWGDRTAVQPEHWQVSFATPNENTQAEYWVGNDYVTVKRSANTFLAALTNLHKGVGLSVGWVLLIDTFAGGVILLSLTGVLLWTQLNKRRTIGAVLVLGSIVAAIVAGMA, from the coding sequence GTGAACACACCCGAAACCGTTGCCGTCGATCGCACCTCGCGCGTCGACGTCAAGAACAAAAGCGCCGGCAATACCGGCAATAGCGCACCGCCCGCCGGCTCGCGCCGTATCACGTTCATCCGATGGCTGCGCAAGGTGCATAGCTGGATCGGCCTGTGGGGCGCCGCGCTCGGTCTGCTGATGGGCACGAGCGGCTTTCTGCTGAATCATCGCGGCGGGCCGCTGCGCGTTTCGACGGGTGAGCCGCAAGTCGAGTCGCTGCAGGTGAAGCTGCCGCAGCCCGCGCCCGAATCGCCGCGCGATCTCGCCAGATGGCTGAAGCAGGAACTCAAGGTGCAGGGGAAGCCGGGACGCATGCAGAAGGAGCCATCGCATGCCGTCGCGTGGGGCGACCGCACGGCTGTGCAACCGGAACACTGGCAGGTCTCGTTCGCGACGCCGAACGAGAACACGCAGGCGGAATACTGGGTCGGCAATGACTATGTGACCGTCAAGCGCAGCGCCAACACCTTCCTCGCGGCGCTGACGAATCTGCACAAGGGCGTGGGACTGAGCGTCGGCTGGGTGCTGCTGATCGACACGTTCGCGGGTGGCGTGATCCTGCTGTCGCTGACGGGCGTGCTGCTGTGGACGCAGCTGAACAAGCGTCGGACGATCGGCGCGGTGCTGGTGCTTGGGTCGATCGTTGCCGCGATCGTTGCGGGCATGGCCTGA
- a CDS encoding carbohydrate ABC transporter permease, producing MYPMPVAKWKPINRRLYKLTLPVALLIWLLPMIAVLVTSVRSTEELSEGNYWGWPKHIAFIDNYREALTTSPMLHYFWNSVLITVPSVIGSIALAAMAGFALAIYKFRGNTTLFATFVAGNFVPIQILMIPVRDLSLSLGIFNTLSALILFHVSFQTGFCALFLRNFIKQLPYELVEAARIEGAGEWTVFFKIVLPLIRPALAALAILVFTFVWNDYFWALCLTQGDEAAPITVGVAALKGQWTTAWNLVSAGSILAALPSVAMFFAMQKHFVAGLTFGATKG from the coding sequence ATGTATCCGATGCCTGTTGCCAAATGGAAGCCGATCAACCGGCGGCTCTACAAACTGACGTTGCCCGTCGCATTGCTGATCTGGCTGCTGCCGATGATCGCCGTGCTCGTCACATCGGTGCGCTCGACGGAAGAGTTGAGTGAAGGCAATTATTGGGGCTGGCCGAAGCACATCGCGTTCATCGACAACTACCGCGAAGCGCTCACCACGTCGCCGATGCTGCATTACTTCTGGAACAGCGTGCTGATCACGGTGCCGTCCGTGATCGGTTCGATTGCGCTCGCGGCGATGGCGGGCTTCGCACTCGCGATCTACAAGTTTCGCGGCAACACGACGCTGTTCGCGACGTTCGTCGCGGGCAACTTCGTGCCGATCCAGATCCTGATGATTCCCGTGCGCGATCTGTCGCTGAGCCTTGGCATCTTCAATACGCTCAGCGCGCTGATTCTCTTTCACGTGTCGTTTCAGACGGGCTTTTGCGCGCTCTTTCTGCGCAACTTCATCAAGCAGCTGCCGTATGAACTCGTCGAAGCCGCGCGTATCGAAGGGGCGGGCGAGTGGACGGTGTTCTTCAAGATCGTGTTGCCGCTGATTCGCCCGGCGCTTGCCGCGCTCGCCATTCTCGTTTTCACGTTCGTGTGGAATGACTATTTCTGGGCGCTGTGTCTGACACAAGGCGACGAGGCCGCGCCGATCACGGTCGGTGTCGCGGCACTCAAGGGGCAATGGACGACGGCGTGGAATCTCGTGTCGGCGGGATCAATTCTCGCTGCGCTGCCTTCCGTCGCGATGTTCTTCGCGATGCAAAAGCACTTCGTCGCAGGGCTTACGTTCGGCGCGACGAAAGGCTGA
- a CDS encoding XylR family transcriptional regulator: MTRQHTAQRTHRIALLFNANKVYDREIITGIGNYLLSTRVAWDLFLEEDFRARLNGIARFEGDGFIADFDDPAVCEALADSPLPVVAVGGSYEDASAYPPNLPYIATDNMQLVSLAYKHLIGAGLQRFALYSLPESPTNRWAQERELAFNSLLKADGLEGDVHRGLPTSAPVWHQASVQLTEWLQSLPKPVGIIAVTDARARQVLQACLISGIPVPEQVAIIGIDNDPLTRSLTRIPLSSVIQGTEEMGRTAAHLLHQMLGGARFAGRRILVPPVGINVCESTKHEPLASPYVMRARHYIRQYACQGIKTEQVADYVGVSRSSLEDYFRRELGCTVHQEILKHKLDVAKQLLAQQDMSSAEVAIRCGFTSLQYMYAVFRRELDCTPREYQERMQATQLNPAPDAPSA; encoded by the coding sequence ATGACACGGCAGCACACTGCTCAACGCACGCATCGGATCGCACTGCTCTTTAATGCGAACAAGGTGTACGACCGCGAGATCATCACGGGTATCGGCAATTACCTGCTGTCGACGCGCGTCGCGTGGGATCTGTTTCTCGAAGAAGATTTCCGCGCGCGACTCAACGGTATCGCGCGTTTCGAAGGCGATGGCTTTATCGCCGATTTCGACGATCCCGCCGTGTGCGAAGCGCTCGCCGATTCGCCTTTGCCTGTCGTCGCCGTGGGCGGCTCGTATGAAGACGCGTCCGCGTATCCGCCGAATCTGCCGTACATCGCGACGGACAACATGCAGCTCGTGTCGCTCGCGTACAAGCACCTGATCGGCGCGGGGCTGCAACGCTTTGCGCTGTACAGCCTGCCCGAATCGCCGACCAACCGCTGGGCACAGGAACGCGAACTCGCATTTAATTCGCTGCTGAAGGCGGATGGACTCGAAGGCGACGTGCATCGCGGGCTTCCGACCAGCGCGCCTGTATGGCACCAGGCGAGCGTGCAACTGACCGAATGGCTGCAAAGCCTGCCGAAGCCCGTCGGCATCATCGCGGTGACGGACGCGCGTGCGCGTCAGGTGCTGCAGGCGTGTCTGATCAGCGGTATTCCCGTGCCCGAGCAAGTCGCCATCATCGGCATCGACAACGATCCGTTGACGCGTTCGCTCACGCGCATTCCGCTTTCGTCGGTGATTCAGGGCACGGAGGAAATGGGCCGCACGGCGGCGCACCTGCTGCATCAGATGCTCGGCGGTGCGCGTTTTGCGGGCCGCCGCATTCTCGTGCCGCCCGTCGGCATCAACGTCTGCGAATCGACTAAACATGAGCCGCTCGCGAGTCCGTATGTGATGCGCGCGCGTCACTACATTCGCCAGTACGCGTGTCAGGGCATCAAGACGGAACAGGTCGCCGATTACGTGGGCGTGTCGCGGTCGTCGCTCGAAGATTATTTCCGGCGCGAACTCGGCTGCACCGTGCATCAGGAAATCCTCAAGCACAAACTCGATGTCGCGAAGCAGCTGCTCGCGCAGCAGGACATGTCGAGTGCCGAGGTCGCAATACGCTGCGGCTTCACTTCGCTGCAGTACATGTATGCCGTGTTCCGGCGCGAACTCGATTGCACGCCGCGCGAGTATCAGGAGCGCATGCAGGCAACACAGTTAAATCCGGCACCTGATGCGCCATCCGCCTAA
- a CDS encoding TetR/AcrR family transcriptional regulator translates to MKVSKEKAAQNRAALVETAARLFRERGIDGVGVAEIGKAAGLTHGALYAHFPSKEALAAEALEHGLQISHARMTAAHEGRLPTLTELLDSYLSEEKRDDIANGCALAASASDIGRLDETISARYSDGLEKMAAVFEKHLHAHKVKGNQREKAMAIAVALIGAIAASRAVLKAQPELANDILRAVRRTVGEIAGE, encoded by the coding sequence ATGAAAGTCAGCAAGGAAAAGGCGGCGCAAAACCGCGCGGCCCTCGTCGAAACGGCCGCGCGCCTTTTCCGGGAGCGCGGCATCGACGGCGTCGGCGTGGCCGAGATCGGCAAGGCGGCGGGCCTCACGCATGGCGCGCTGTACGCGCATTTCCCGTCGAAAGAAGCGCTCGCTGCCGAAGCGCTCGAACACGGGCTGCAGATCAGCCACGCGCGGATGACGGCGGCGCACGAGGGCCGTTTGCCGACCCTCACCGAACTGCTCGACAGCTATTTGTCGGAAGAAAAACGCGACGACATCGCGAACGGCTGCGCGCTGGCGGCTTCGGCAAGCGATATCGGCCGACTGGACGAGACGATCAGCGCGCGCTACAGCGACGGCCTGGAGAAGATGGCGGCCGTGTTCGAGAAGCACCTGCACGCGCACAAGGTGAAAGGCAACCAGCGCGAAAAGGCGATGGCGATAGCCGTCGCGCTGATCGGCGCGATCGCCGCGTCGCGCGCGGTGCTCAAAGCGCAGCCGGAACTCGCGAACGACATCCTGCGCGCGGTGCGTCGCACGGTCGGCGAAATAGCGGGGGAATGA